The genomic segment TAGAGTGGATATAAACATATCTATACTCATGGACACATGCCACGGTCGTTAGACCGGGGCATtcgtatggaaagccaagaaggccacaatccggacctagattggcgcggtaaaagtgcaaaaccgtacggaaaccgtacggtttccgtacggattccgtacggattccgtacggtttccgtacggattccgtacggttttgcaagaattccgtacggaatccgtacggaatccgtacggtttccgtacggtttccgtacggtttccgtacggattccgtacggattccgtacggtttccgtacggattccgtacggattccgtacggttttgaatgactaatagccgcggctattagtcattcactccggctattagttattcactccggctattaggtatgcagaacgagcccctccccttctttgcttgaccactaagtttgaaggctgtctaaccaatcagtgaagagaaagaccagactaaagtaacgcattgtcgaaactagagcggcagtcagtgcctccatgtttcgccgtaacataaggctgtgttgtctttactagtttcactacaatgtaatgaccaccactagctagtggaaaatatatttgtgtctagtacagtgatatatttgtatatgttaggctatatattgagatggcagtgtgcgaaatacccatcattattcggggatgccctcatccccagattgttcgcgatatgcagtagccagctcggccataacattacaatatttcatggatgcaagcaagccaagacaatcgatctatatctatagcctacatgacaacacgcagacacacacacgcagacacacacacacacacacacacacacacacacacacacacacacacacacacacacacacacacacacacacacacacacacacacacacacacacacacattaagcacacattaagcacactggtaaagcaataggagcctgcattggctgaagttgttgggatgcaccttattttataacagggaggggcaaagttgtgcattacaatgcaaacacgacaataattggcaccgttcttgcgcactcagaagaacatgcagtaggaccgatcttgtgacattatttaaccatccatctacagctaatacgatcagaccgATACATCATcgatcacataaaagcccacaacaagcccaacatcaccacggcaggtgcgatctctctcgcacattcacacaatcactccaacttctccaactccaaggcaaggctgtttcactaagaccacaaacaaccacaactaaccagcctacatatccacaataatgcacaacaatcagttctatacattgcgtctatcttctgtttggtgcacatggctaatttgcatagtttgcaccggactctcggctccgcttgtcaaaaaaatggaacgtatttgtgaataaatgctttgaattctgaatactggacttggtgagcttgaataggctaaatctaagtgacctttagtgagatggcctaaaacggaatacaaatgaattattctaggacatataggctttcaggatcaattcagaggttcaactgttcgtgattaattttgcttagccagtgaaagtgaccagctgtagattccgcactgttaaaaatacttcactacaagtaggctataagtcctccaaataattcagcagaattgcattactgccacacgcataggcagcagtagtcattatgcgctgaaatggtccctgccagtgtttttctattctgatgtttgtggatgaatctttcagctacagctttgttacatttccttgcgatggtttgctggtttaactatacagcaataaatcaaatgatgcaagatgatgtgtccgttgcgtggctgtcatgtgagagccgtatacgcattttaaaaacacctgtaatcagcgtgACTATGACTTTCCGAGCGGATCATGGGGGGCtcttcaatcatttatttttcaggatTTTCTCCCGTCATCCTCCAGTTTATTGCAAACATCTGGAGATAAGTCGGTTTAATTAAATACTCAAGTGAAATACAAGTGTACCTCCAAATTgcacttattgtacagtacTTCGGTAAGGGCATTTACAATCCATCACTAAAGTTTTAATAGAATATTCTGATTCAGcggatttaaaatgtatttgtataatcttcacaaatcttgcagcaatgcaatgttaatatatcatcatgggaaatgagtattctgattcagcacatttactatttatttgtataatcttcacaactcacagcaatgaaatgttaatttatcatcatgggaaatagcatataaacaagCTTCATAAAAATTCATTTctaagcagtaggcctactacatattTCTCAACGTAAGCATCATGACCATAAGCTATCCCAACGTTTCACACCTTTCACACAGTAGGGCAGCATTAGTCATACAtgattaacaacacatcaaataaaCGTTATTGAGGGATAACAGTGAATAAAACATCTGCGTCTTGGGTAAAGATGGGCTATGCTTAATGTGAGGAGCAGAGCCCGATTGGAAGGAAGCCCATTCAGGACGAATTTTACCCGGAGAAGGCAGCTTCCAGGCAGATGAAGATGGGGGGGCTCtacttcttattaccacaacaggaacagaacgcagccaagccaatgaattcaaccaagtcactgagaagtctgtctttaacatttggaaaatacagttcaaccatgtaggacttttctaattccccattgtactttacagagatagagcactttgttgcagtcagacatttgtttttgtttacctttaacatagtgaggctggaacacaatagtttgacctggcttggtggaaagcccactcaccacgtcaaggtgcaggtcatgaaaaaaggtgtgtgtgtgtaattccctatgcagtgctgtatttacaggtatgcctaggttcacaaatcaaatagtaaatatttttttacttcttattaccacaacaggaacagaacgcagccattcagccaagtcactgagaagtctgtctttaacatttggaaaatacagttcaaccatgtaggacttttctaattccccactgtactttacagagatagagcactttgttgcagtcagacatttgtttttgtttaccattaacatagtgaggctggaacacaatttgacctggcttggtggaaagcccactcaccacgtcaaggtgcaggtcatgagtgggaaaataggtgtgtgtgtgtgtgtctgtgggggcacttcaagcgtccttccctgtgtgtgtgtgtgtgtgggggcactcaaAGCGTCCTTCCACGGGGGGGAACAATTACAATGAGACAGTGTCTCATTGTAATGCCAGAAGAGACACAACCTCACGGATGAGGTCCAGTCCAAGGTCTCCTCTAGGACCAGCAAGAGGGTCAAAGGTGCTGTTTAGCTGCTCCAAAACAGCATCCCCAATGAGGTACTGATTTGAAGGTACGGTGACCCTCTCAGGCCAGTGCACCTCTCCTGCACCAGCACCGCCCTCTCTTGCTGGGtcttccccttctccttcctcagcagcacctccttcctccgcagcacctccttcctcagcagcacctccttctccaccaaaTACGGAAAGCATTGCAGTAGTTGTCTGTCCCTGCTGTTCCAGGCAACCTCTGACGAACATCTGCAGTGGAGTAGCATGCCTTTCCGTCCTCAGTCCATGGTTATTCCACTGTTCAATGAAGCCGCAAAGGTCACGGTTAATCCGCGGGAGGTACACGTAGTGCAGTGCCGCCATGTGCATCTCGTTGTCGATGTCCACGATACCTTCGCTCTCCAGGAAGTTGAAGAGTTGATAGTACACGTTGGACATTCCTCGCCACAAATCCCCCCAGAGCCGTTCGATGCGCTGGTTGTGGGTGCTTCTCCCCCGGAGAGCACTACCTCTGTTTGACCCTCTAAAAAGGTTCATCATGAGGCAGACCGAGTTGTTCTCACCTCCGTGGTCAGTCCTGACCCTCGAAGGCACGCCATACTTCGCCACAGCACTCAGGAAGCTCTCCATCACCGTGCTGCTCCGGTTGTTGTCGGAGGCTCGGAGGAACACAACCAACCGGCTGTATCCATCGATGGCCCCATGGATAACAATCCTCCACCTGAAACAgtgaaaatataatttatatgaACAATACATAGCCTACGGAGACAAATTAACCACACCTTTAAAGCGAACACCAAAGTCTGGTATGCTAATGTTAATATCTACCTTATCAACTTGTGGTTGCCATCGATGTGCCACAAGGAGTTTGGGCCAGCAACTCTATATGCCCTTCTTTGCAGAGCCTGGGACATTGTTCgcgctgcagctgctgcagggTTCACCCTCAGCATGCTTG from the Gadus morhua chromosome 22, gadMor3.0, whole genome shotgun sequence genome contains:
- the LOC115535449 gene encoding uncharacterized protein LOC115535449, with protein sequence MCKCYRQFNLRRAGTFSTCSDAALDDLIRETVAGNDRIGPESVRAQLRAQQINVQRSRVRSSMLRVNPAAAAARTMSQALQRRAYRVAGPNSLWHIDGNHKLIRWRIVIHGAIDGYSRLVVFLRASDNNRSSTVMESFLSAVAKYGVPSRVRTDHGGENNSVCLMMNLFRGSNRGSALRGRSTHNQRIERLWGDLWRGMSNVYYQLFNFLESEGIVDIDNEMHMAALHYVYLPRINRDLCGFIEQWNNHGLRTERHATPLQMFVRGCLEQQGQTTTAMLSVFGGEGGAAEEGGAAEEGGAAEEGEGEDPAREGGAGAGEVHWPERVTVPSNQYLIGDAVLEQLNSTFDPLAGPRGDLGLDLIREVVSLLALQ